DNA from Chryseomicrobium sp. FSL W7-1435:
CTAGCTGCACAATCTCCGCATCCCGATTCGGCACACCGTCCACTAAATCTACAAGCATGGAAGAACCCAGCATACTATAGACAGTCCCGTTACCGCCGTACCCTAGCAAATAATAGTGATTTGGTTTCGCCGGATGCTCCCCGATAAACGGAAGATTATCGATGGACTCACCAAAACTTGCAGCGTAACACGCATTGATTTCAAACTGTTGCTTCGGAAAATGCTCATGGAGTGCATCTAGTAACCGTTGCCCACGTTCTGCAATCAACTCATCGGAAAGTGGCGCTTCCGGCTTATCTTCATCCAGACCGCCAACGACTACGGCATTTTCTTCCGTCAACCGCATGTATAAATAAGGACGTTTCGTCTCCCAAATCAACGCACGCTCGTGCCATTCGGAAATATCCTCGACCGGTTTTGTGGCAATCGCATATGACCGGTTAATATCCGCACCGATTCGTTTGCCAACTGGTACTGTTTCATATCCTGTTGTGTAAACGATTTTTTTTGCATGAAACGTTCCGTTAGATGTCCGGACTTCCAAGTGGTCTGCTTGCTCGAAGACGTCCTCTACTTCTGTATAGGGGAACAGATGGCCGCCACCTTTTTCGACTTCACCAAGAACGCCTTGTACAAACTTTAACGGATTCACTTCCGCGTCTTTGTACGTGACGAGTGCAGCGGGTTTTGAAAACGGCAAGTTGGCTTCGACAGTTGTTTGGTCCCAGTATTCACAAGGGAAGCCATGAGCTTTTAGTGTTTCATATTCCTTTTGAAGCTTAGCTACATCTTCTTCAACACTCGCGTAACAAATACTTGGACGACGAATGAAATCCGCACTTACAGGTAATAATGTAGCCACTTCATCTAGTTGATCCATCGCCTCTAAGCACATCTCGTAAAATCGTACAGCATCTGGTTCACCGATTTGTTCAATCAGCTCATGGAGCATGATGTCATTGGAATATTGAAGCAATCCCGTATTTGCACTCGTGCTTCCCGAGCCAAATTGACGTTTATCTAAAACTGCCACCGATTTCCCGGCTTTCATAAATTGAAAGGCAGTCAACGAGCCTGACATTCCGCCGCCGACAATCACGATGTCGTAGCTTTCCAAGCGTTCATGTACCTCTTGAGGTTCGAATGGTGGCGTTGTTTGTGGCCAGTACAGCGATCCGTTATGTATGTTCATTAGTCGCGTCTCCTTTTATAGGTTGATAGACCCACTATACCCATGTCGTATCTTCCGTTAAACTAAGGGTATACATAAAGGAGGAATTCCATGCACCAGCCACATATTTTAGTAGTCGACGGAATGGCGTTATTGTTTCGTTCATTCTTTGCGACAGCTATGTCCAATCAATTTTTCTATAACGAACAAGGTCTTCCAACAAATGCCGTGCAAGGATTTGCGCGTCATGTACTGACAGCCCGCTCGATTTTTACTCCATCTCACGTCGTCATTACATGGGATAAAGGAATGCACACTTTCCGTAATGAGTTGTTTGAGGGCTATAAAATCAATCGTCCAGCACCGCCTCAAGAAATGATTCCGCAGTTTGATATGGCACAAGAATTATCTGCTCAGCTTGGGTGGGTCAACCTCGGCGTCGTGGGAATGGAGGCAGATGATACAATTGCATCCGTGACGAAAAAGTGGGAAGGAGAAGGGAAGTTCACTATCGTTTCTGGAGACAAAGACCTTCTTCAACTTCTAACTCCGGATGTTTCGATTGAATTCACGAAAAAAGGGTTCTCGATTTATGACTCGTATCATTTAGAACGATTCCGTGAAGAGTTTGGAATCGAGCCGCACCAATTTCCAGATGTGAAAGCATTTATGGGCGATAGCAGTGATGGGTATCCTGGTGTGAAAGGCATTGGGCCAAAGACCGCACTTCAACTCATTCAAGCCTATGGAAGTGTGGACGGTGTGCTCGCAGCAAAAGAGGAGTTAAAACCGGGTCAACGAAAAAAGATTGAAGAAGCGGGAGAGCTTCTAGCAATCTCTAAGCAGTTGGCAGTTATTCGAAATGATGTACCAATTGAAGTGGAACTGAACGATTTATATTGGGAAGCAGTTCCTTACACAGCAAAAGAGTTTTGTGAGAGCAATGGCTACAAGCAAGTCTTGCGTCAGCTACTGTAAAGGCGCAATTTTTACAAACGTCACGATTTTATGATTCGGACCGTATGGTATGCGACGGAGTTTACTTTCACGTCCGCGGCCTCCATTATCATGAACAAGTAAAAACAGTTCGCCATCATTTACAACAAAACCGGTCATCGGTACCCAGTGATAGGAGAAAGATGTTTCTGAACGAAATTGAAATGAAAAATATTTATCAAACTTGACGGCTACTGGCCGTCCTTTTTTTAGTTCATTTAGCGCTTCTTGCAATGTGCATTTTTCTGCGCGCCAATCAGAAGGCAATAACTTGTTCAGAAATTTTACGAAGCGAAATGTAAATAATCCGATGCGGGTTCCACGAAGTGACTGATACAGTTCATTGACCGAGTAGGCAGGAAGGCCAGCATGTTTCAATAGTAAATGCGCTGTTACAGGACCACAAGCAGAAGAGCGAAGTTCGGGTGCCACAGAGTCATCGTATTGGGACATCCCCGAAAAAGGAAGTACTGTTTTCATCAAATCCCTCCATAAGAAAAGCGCACCACATGGGTACGCTGTAGTTACATTATAATTTTCCGCTTTCTTCGTTCAATAAACCTTGTAGGGCATTGCGGAACGATTGATACGTCTCAATCTCCACATGCACGCCGGCGCGGACGATTTCTTGGATCAACTTTGGATTGAAACCAACATAAATTGGGCGCATCCCCATAAGTTTTAATGAGCTATTTAAATTGGAAATTGCGAGGGCAAGTTCATTAAAATCAAAGCTAGAAACATCATCTGTAGATACACCTGTGTAATCAAAAACCACATTTTCGACTTCTCGATGCTCTGCTATATAGGTTAGAACTTCCGTTTCAATATTGTTGAAGCGCTCTCTGTAGATATAGCCTGCTACTGGAACCAAAATGGTTTTTGATACAATAGAAGGAATGATAGGAGACGACATGTTATAGACAATCGATTTATAGTACTCCAACTGTTCTTTCAGTTCAAGAATCTCTTGTTCAGTAGTCATAGTGATCTCCTATTCGTTTACAGACTCTAAAAAATCAGTTACTTGTTGTGGAGATTTCGCATTCGCACTATGAAGATGAGCAGTCTTTTCGCCGTCTTTAAAAATTAATAAGCTTGGAATTCCCATGACTTCATACTTCTCTGCAATTTCAGGCAGCTCGTCACGATTTACGTCATACCACGTATACTGATTGTATTCCTCTACGATTGGATCAATGAACATGTCCATACGACGGCAATCCGGGCACCAGCCAGCTTGGAATTTTACGAGTACCTCTTTCCCGGAATGAATCACTTCATTGAATTGTTCTACTGTTTTAATTGGTTCCATATTCGACACCCTTTCTTCTAGTACCTCTAGTTTACATGAAACCCCAGAAAAGAGAAATCGAAAGCAACCACAATAGTATTGCGAAAATTTAAAATATGTTCTACACTAGAAACAAGGACAACGGTTCTATTTTTTTTACCGCTAAAATGAATGAGTATTCATTCAAAATAGAAGGAGGCATCTTTGTGTCATATCAAATTAAAAAAGCAGCTGTCATCGGATCGGGAGTTATGGGTTCTGGTATTGCGGCGCATCTTGCAAATAGTGGCATTCCGACATACTTGCTTGACATCGTACCAAACGACGTATCTGAAGCAGATGCGAAAAAAGGATGGACGAAAGATACACCAGCATTCAGAAACTCCGTTGCAACGGGAGCTCTTGAAAAGTTACTTAAACAAAAACCGGCACCATTGACATCAAAACGCAACTTACAATTGATTACACCTGGAAATCTAGAGGACGATCTTGAAAAATTAAAAGACGTAGACTGGATCATCGAAGTAATCGTCGAAAACTTAGAAGTGAAACAAAACTTGTTCGCACGTATCGATGAAGTATTGACACCTGGCACGATAGTAACATCTAATACTTCCGGTATCAGCATTGAAGATATGACGGCAGGACGCAGTGAGCAGTTTGCAAGTCACTTCCTTGGTACGCACTTCTTCAATCCACCACGTTATTTGAAATTACTTGAAGTGATTCCTGCTTCCACTACTAAACCTGAAGTTGTGGAGTTTGTGAAAACGTTTGGAGAAGACGTGTTAGGCAAAGGCGTTGTTCTTGCAAAAGACACACCAAACTTTATTGCGAACCGCATTGGAACTTACGGTTTACTTGTCACGCTTCGCGAAATGTTGAACCGTGGCTACTCGGTAGGAGAAGTGGATTCTGTCACGGGACCTGCAATTGGACGTCCGAAATCAGCGACTTTCCGCACACTTGACGTGGTTGGACTGGATACATTCCTACACGTTGCGAAAAATGTCTACGACAAGTCGACAGGTGAAGAACAAGAAGTATTCAACCCACCAGCTTTCATGAAGCAAATGGTTGAAAACAAATGGTTGGGGGCGAAAACTGGCCAAGGTTTCTTCGTAAAGAAAGATAAAGAAATTTTTGAGTTGAATCCAGAAACGATGGATTATGAGCCAGTGAAAAAATTGAAAACGCCTTCACTAGAAATGGCGAAACAAGAAAAAGGCCTAGCGAACAAAGTAAAAACTCTAGTGTATGCAAAAGACCGCACAGGAGAACTTCTTTGGAGCATTTTCAATCCAGTACTTCGCTACTCGGCTGAGCTACACGGTGAGATTGCCGATGACATCGTCGCGATTGACCAAGCGATGAAATGGGGCTTCGGCTGGCAGCAAGGACCGTTTGAAACGTGGGATGCAATCGGCGTTGAAAAGTCTGTTGCGAAAATGAAAGAAGAAGGGCACGAGATTCCTGCATTTGTGCAAGCTTTACTCGATCAAGGCCACAGCTCCTTCTATAAAGAAGAAGAGGGCGAACTTCTCTTCTTTACAGGAACAGGGTTTGAAAAAGTTCCAACAAACGATAAAGCGATCGATTTAAAAGCGTATAAAAAGAAGCATGGTGTCATCAAGAAAAATAGTGGTGCAAGCCTTATTGACCTTGGAGACGGAGTTGCTCTTCTAGAGTTCCATTCCCAGTCAAACTCGATTGGTCCTGACATTCTTCAGATGATCAACTTTGCCGTAGATGAAGTGGAGAAAAACTTTAAAGGGCTTGTGATCGGGAACCAAGGCAAAAACTTCTGTGTTGGTGCCAACCTTGGAATGATCTTGATGGAAGCACAAGATGACAATATTTTTGAACTCGATTATATCGTTCGCATGTTCCAACAAGCGATGCTGAAAATTAAATACTCTTCTAAACCAGTTGTCGCAGCACCATTTGGCATGACACTTGGCGGCGGAGCAGAAGTTTGTCTGCCAACTGCACACATCCAAGCTTCTAGCGAAACCTACATGGGTCTAGTCGAAGCAGGTGTTGGTCTAATTCCAGGTGGAGGAGGAAACAAAGAGCTTTATATCAAGCACATAAGTTCTCTACCGAATAACGTGAAAGTGGATTACGTTGAAGTCGCGACTACTGTATTTGAAACAATCGCTATGGCGAAAGTATCGACTTCTGGCGAAGAAGCACGTGAAAACAACTTCTTGAACCATGCAGATGGTGTCAGCGTAAATCCTGATCACTTGTTGTATGACGCGAAGCAAGCAGCACTTCACTTATATGAAACAGGCTACAAAGCGCCAATCCGTGGAAAAGTTCCGGTATCAGGTGCACCAGGCTACGCAACTATGTTAGTTGGGGCAGAAGGATTGCGTCTGTCAGGTTATATCAGTGATCACGATATGAAGATTGCCAAAAAACTTGCTTACGTTCTTGCTGGTGGAGAAGTTCCATACGGCACACTCGTTGACGAAGAATACCTATTAAATTTAGAGCGAGAAGCGTTCTTAAGTTTAGTAGCAGAACCAAAATCACAAATGCGTATGCAGCATATGCTCGTTAAAGGAAAGCCGCTTCGTAACTAACCGAACGTCTAAAGGAGGAAACAACCAATGCGTGAAGCAGTATTAGTAGCAGGAGCTCGTACCCCAATCGGGAAAGCGAAAAAAGGCTCCTTAGCCGCAGTGCGTCCTGACGATTTCGGAGCACTCGTAGTCAAAGAAACATTACAACGTGCAGGGTATGAAGGGCCTATCGATGATTTGATCATGGGCTGTGCAATGCCAGAAGCAGAACAAGGAATGAACGTAGCGCGTAATATTGGAGCGCTTGCAGGACTTCCTGATACAACTCCAGCTATTACAATCAATCGATTCTGTTCTTCAGGTCTTCAGTCGATTGCGTACGCATCAGAACGCATCATGATCGGCCATGCAGAAGCCATTATTGCCGGTGGTGTCGAATCGATGAGTATGATCCCGATGACGGGTAACACACTTCGCTTGAACCCTACACTTGCCGAAACGGCTCCTCAGTATTACATGGGGATGGGGCATACAGCTGAGCAAGTAGCTGTGAAATACGGCATAAGCCGTGAAGACCAAGATGCTTTTGCGGTAGAGTCACACAAGCGTGCGGCAGCAGCAATTGCAGCTGGCAAATTTAAAGATGAGATCGTTCCAGTCGAAGTAACGCATCACTTTGTGGACGACAAAAATAAACAACAGACTAAAACACATCTATTTGAAATGGATGAGGGTGTCCGTGAAGGCACATCTGTTGAGACACTTGCAAAGTTACGTCCAGCATTTAACGTGCGCGGTACAGTGACTGCAGGGAACGCTTCTCAAACGTCAGATGGCGCTGGAGCACTACTTGTCATGGACCGTGAAGTGGCAGAAGCACAAGGCTTGAAGCCACTCGCAAAATTCCGTTCATTTGCTACAGCAGGAGTTGCTCCTGAAGTTATGGGGATCGGACCAGTAGAAGCGATTCCAAAAGCGTTGAAGCTTGCAGGTCTTTCTATTGCAGACATCGACGTATGGGAATTGAATGAAGCATTTGCTTCACAATCTCTACAAATTATTCGTCAGCTGAACTTAGACGTAACGAAAGTAAACGTCAATGGAGGCGCGATTGCACTTGGTCATCCACTTGGAGCGACAGGGGCAGTCTTAACACTGAAAATGATTCATGAATTGAAACGTCAACAAAAGCAATTCGGTGTTGTCACAATGTGTATTGGTGGCGGTATGGGAGCAGCAGGCGTATTTGAATTACTATAAAAGGAGGACATGAACATGTCACAAGCAGTAAAAGGTGGAGCATTTCTAACAGAGGATTTAACAGCAGATCGCGTATTCACACCTGAGGACTTTTCAGATGAGCAAAAGATGATCGCTAAAACTACAGAGGACTATGTAAAGAGTTCAGTATTACCTGTAGTGGAAAACTTGGAACACCATGAATTTGAGCATTCTGTACGTTTACTAAAAGAAGCAGGCGAATTAGGTCTATTAGCTGCAGATATTCCAGAAGAATATGAGGGCCTAGGGCTTGATAAAGTATCTTCTGCCTTGATTGCAGAAAAAATGTCAGTTGCGGGTGGTTTTTCAATCACACACGGAGCTCACGTTGGTATCGGTTCCCTTCCAATCGTACTTTTCGGTAACGACGCTCAGAAGAAACAATACCTTCCTTTCTCAGCAACTGCAGAAAAAATCTTTGCTTATGCACTGACAGAGCCAGGCTCAGGTTCAGATGCATTAGGAGCTAAAGCTTCTGCAAAATTAAATGCTGCGGGTACGCACTATATTTTAAATGGAGAAAAGCAATGGATTACAAATGCAGGCTTTGCTGATGTGTTTGTTGTGTATGCAAAAATTGATGGGGAGCAGTTCACAGCGTTCATCGTCGAAAAAGACTTCCCAGGTGTTTCTGTTGGAGCTGAAGAGAAGAAGATGGGTATCAAGTCGTCTTCAACTCGTACGTTAATTCTGGAAGATGCAGAAGTGCCAGTGGAAAACTTGTTAGGTGAAGTTGGTCGCGGTCACGTCATCGCTTTCAATATCTTGAACATAGGTCGTTACAAATTAGGGGTTGGTACAGTCGGAGGAGCTAAACGTGCTCTTGAACTGACAATTGCTTACACAAACCAACGTCAACAATTCAAAACACCTTTATCTTCGTTCAACTTAACAAAACAAAAATTAGCGACTATGGCATCTAAGCTTTATGCTACAGAGAGCTTGATTTACCGCACGGTAGGTTATTTCGAAGAGCGCATGAACGAACTATCGGAAGAAGCGCAAAAAGATGGCAAACAGATCGCTGCTGCGATTGCTGAGTATGCGATTGAATGCTCGATCAACAAAGTTGTCGGTTCAGAAGTCCTTGATTATATCGCGGATGAGGCTGTTCAATTACACGGTGGTTATGGTTTCATGCAAGAGTATGAAGTAGAGCGCATCTACCGTGACTCACGCATCAACCGTATCTTTGAAGGAACAAATGAAATCAACCGCATGATCGTTCCAGGTACATTCTTGAAGAAAGCTATGAAAGGCGAACTTCCACTTCTTCAACAGGCTATGAAGCTTCAAGAAGAACTGTTAATGATGATGCCGGAAGAAGTTGGCGACGAGCCACTTGCTAAAGAAAAAGTATTAGTGAAAAACGCTAAGAAGATTGCATTACTAGCAGCTGGTCTTGCAGCACAACGTTATGGTGCGAAATTAGACGCCGAACAAGAAGTGCTTGTGAACATTGCTAATATTGCTAACAACTTGTTCGCTATGGAGTCAGCTGTTCTTCGTACTGAAAAAGCAGTAAACAAAGTTGGCGCAGAAAAAGCGGCTCAAAAAATTCTTTACACAGAAATCTTCTGTCAAGAAGCGTTTGAAGAAGTTGAAAAGTATGCAAAAGATACTTTACTAGCGGCTGTTGAAGGTGACAATCAACGCATGATGTTGTCAGCATTACGTAAGTTAACTCGCAACACGCCTTACAACTTAGTAACGAAGAAACGTGAAGCTTCTGTCAAACTAATTGACGCTGAAAAATACGTAGTTTAATACACTATTTTCCCTGTACTTTGTGCAGGGATTTTTCTAATTGCCCAAAGGTCGGTATACTACTAGTAGATCGACTGTAGAGGAGGAACTTGTATGGCAATTGAAATGTACGGCTATCCCATTTGTAATACATGCAAAAAAGCAGAGAAATTCTTGAAAGATAACGGTGTAGAATTTACATACCATCACATCGTGGAAAATCCACCAAGCCGAGAATTGTTAAAGGCGATGGCAGAAGAAAATGGATTTGAACTAAAACGATTATTCAATGTGACCGGTCAAAAATACCGGGAGATGGGTCTAAAAAATCGACTAGCAAGAATGACAGACGATGAAAAATTAGACCTTTTAGTATCAGACGGCATGCTGATCAAACGCCCATTCACAACGGATGGCACAAAAGCGACAATAGGCTTCCGTGAAGAGGAATTTGAGAACGTCTGGACAAAATAACAGCTTGTCGAAATGCTTGAATTGTGTCACTATTAAAGAGAAAATTGCAGATGTCGAGAGGAGATTAATGATGAGTATTCCTAAAGAACTTCGTTATTCTAAAGACCATGAGTGGGTAAAGCATGAAGAGGGCACAGCAACAATCGGTATTACAGATTTCGCGCAATCTGAGCTTGGAGACATCGTATTCGTTGAACTTCCAGCTGTAGGTGACGAAATCAAAGCAGGAGACGCTTTTGGTAGTGTAGAGTCCGTTAAAACGGTATCTGAGTTATACGCACCAATCAGCGGTAAAGTTGTCGCAGTTAACGACTCTCTAGAAGATAGCCCAGAGTTCGTCAACGAATCTCCTTACGAAAATGCATGGATGGTGAAAGTAGAGCCAACAGATTCTGCTGAATCAGACGCATTATTGACAGCTGAACAATACGAAGAATTAATCAACTAATCGAGTCCGCCACCTTGGCGGGCTTTTTTTTATGTCTGGCATTGGAATTTGAAAACCCTCTAGCCAGAACGCGATCTTAAAGTTAAGTTTACTAAATCGATTTAAGTAGGATTTGAAAACCCTCCACCCAGAACGCCATTTCCTAGGTGAGTTTCTGCGAGCCTCCCCACGTCAGCCGAAAGGAGAGCGCTTTCGGCTGCGTTGCCGGGTCTCGGTAAAACTCAGTTGGCCTGGGAAATGGCATCCTGGCTTCCGGGTTTTCAAATTGATTGAGTATGTGGCTCTAAGTTTGTGATGAGGGGGGAAACAAGTTCAGTGCCCGAGTAATTAGATTCAATGCCCGCGGAAATCCGTTTAGTGCCCGAGTAATCCTCTCAGTGCCCGAGTAATCCTCTCAGTGCCCGAGGAAATCAGTTCAATGCCCGAGTAATTCTATTCAATGCCCGCGGAAACTAGTTAAGTGCCCTCGTAAAACCGTGATGAGCGATAAAAGCTGTATGATGAAGGATTAAACCGTTCTGATGAGTGAAAATTTCTTTTGATGATTGATTATTCCCATGATGAGCGATAAAAGTTATTTGATGAACACTCACTAAGTCCAAAACACTTAAAATGCTCAAGATCTTACTAGTAAGGGCTTTAAGTAATAAGATGGTCAAGATCTTACTAGTAAAGTTTTTTAAGTAATAAGGCTTTGTCTGTAAAGTAGAAATGAATAGCAATCTCGCTGACCTAAACTATGTTTGACCTGTTGCTCAATAGAGCCTCGCGTTAGCGCAGCGATTAGCTCGCTTGTTATAGTGAGCAAAATTTGAACTGTTCTCAATAAGTAGAGGCAGAGCCGACTCAAAGACGTTGCAAGTTACCACTTCCAACAAAAAAGAACTTCAACTATCCTTATGCAACTGGAGATGCTTGTGGAAGCTCGAACTAAGAAGATTCGCGCTGAGGCCCACTCTAAAAGAGTGTGCCTCAGTCCTTTTCGTTCTTTATTTGAACTTGAAAACAAGCATCGGAAGATGAATTTGGATTAGAAGAAGATTCTGTTTAAACTCTTTTCGTTCTTAATTAGATCTTAATATCAAACTATGTAAGATGCACCTTGATCAGAAGAAGCTAGCAGTCCCGTTGATTCCGCTTCTTACACGATTTTAGGCATTTCTCTTGAAAACATCCGACCGGTCTGCTACTTTTAGCAAAGTAAAGGTGGAGACCCAAATGAACGAAATCACATACACAGACTGGAAACAGTCCGGCGAATCGCTTCTCTATATCTACACTCCCATGTGTGGCACCTGCCAAGTGGCCTCTAAAATGTTAACGGTCTGTGAACAACTCATAGACAAAGAGGTTCCGCAACTCAACGCAAACTATGAACCACAATTGATGAATGAGCTGCAAGTAGAGAGCGTGCCTTGCCTGATCATAAAAAAGACAGAGACAGAAGTGGAAAAAATATACGCTTTTCAATCTGTGCCTTATCTCCTAGAGAAACTAAAAACGGCCCTGTAAAAAATAATAAAAAATTTGTAGATAAAAATGGTTGACGGTCGAAAATGGCTATGATACTATTCGATTACTGACAACAATACTAATTGAATATGCGTCGCTCTTATATAGAGAGGTGGAGGGAAGTGCCCTATGAAGCCCGGCAACCGTCACGAAAGTGAAATGGTGCCAAGTCACGCAAAGCTAGCGCTTTGAGAGATGAGAGAATGGATATCCGTTGATAAAACGAAGACCCTTTCTGTCTGTGCGCAGAAAGGGTCTTTTTGTATACAAAAGGATCCGCAGAAATTTCAAAGAAAGGAGGCGGCGCGCATATGATTCAATTACAAGATGTCTTTAAGCAATACACAACTGGCAATGGCAACGTTATCGCTGTTGATCATGTATCACTTTCCGTCAAACAAGGAGAGATATATGGGATTATCGGCTACAGTGGTGCAGGTAAAAGCTCATTAATTCGATTATTAAATGGTTTAGAAAGACCAACAGCTGGTCAGATTCAAGTGAACGGCAGAGAGGTCTCTAAGCTCTCTTCTAAGGAAATGCGACAGTTCAGACAAAAAGTGAGTATGATTTTCCAACACTTCAACCTTTTATGGTCACGGACAGTGGAAGAAAACATTTCCTTCCCGCTAGAAATCGCGGGAGTATCAAAAGAACAACGAGCTGAGCGAGTAAAAGAATTGATTGCGCTAGTTGGCTTAGAAGGTCGTGAAAAAGCGTATCCTTCTCAACTATCGGGTGGTCAAAAACAACGTGTGGGAATTGCAAGAGCGCTTGCCAATCGTCCAGAAGTATTATTGTGCGATGAAGCAACATCGGCACTAGACCCTGAAACAACTGATCAAATTTTAGACTTACTAGTCACCATCAACAAACAGCTAGGATTGACAATTGTACTGATCACACATGAAATGCATGTTATTCAGAAAATCTGTCACCGCGTGGCTGTAATGGAAAATGGGGTTGTGGTAGAAGAAGGCCAAGTAATTGACGTCTTCAAAAACCCACAACAAGCGATCACCAAGCGTTTCGTCTCGCAAATTTCAGACGGTGCTTACTACTCAGATACAGTCGATCACTTCTTGGAGATGTATCCGAATGGTAAGCTAGTGAAACTGACATTTATAGGGGACCAAACGGATCAACCTCTTATTGCCCGACTCATTAAACAGTTTGGTTTGGAAGTGACCATTGTTCAAGGAAATATTACACAAACTCAAAACGGTGCGTTAGGAACGCTCCTCTTGCATATCGATGGCGACGCACTTGCTATCGACGAAGCATTGGGCTACTTACATGCACAAAAAGTACAATCGGAGGTCATTCAACATGATTGAAAATCTTTTTCCGAATGTCGACTGGCCGAAAATGTGGGAAGCCACTTATGAAACGTTGTACATGACAGCAATCTCTACAGCACTAACATTTGTTTTCGGCCTTGCCATCGGCTTGCTGTTATTTTTAACAAGCCCGCATCAAGCTTGGTCAAATAAATTGGCAAACTGGTTAACAGGTGCTCTCGTCAATATTTTTAGATCCATCCCGTTCATCATCTTAATTATTCTATTGATTCCATTTACAAAATTACTACTCGGCAGCATTCGAGGCCCGAACGCCGCGTTTCCAGCATTGATTATTGGTGCTGCACCATTTTACGCACGTATGGTCCTCATTGCCTTGAAGGAAATTGATAGAGGTGTGCTGGAAGCAGCTAAATCTATGGGAGCTACTACTTGGACGATTATTCGCAAAGTCTTACTTCCGGAATCTATGCCAGCCATTGTATCTGGTATTACCGTTACATCGATTGCACTTGTCGGCTATACAGCCATGGCAGGAGTTATCGGAGCAGGTGGACTTGGAACGCTCGCATTTTTAGATGGTTTCCAACGAAATCAAACAGATGTGATGATTGTTGCAACAATCATCATCTTGATCATTGTATTTATCATCCAGTGGATCGGTGACTGGTTAACTAACCGATTAGACAAACGATAACAGAGGAGAGAAAAGACATGAAAAAATTAGCAGCAGGATTAGTAGTAGGAGCAAGTATTTTAACATTAGCAGCATGTGGTTCTGAAGGAGGTTCTTCATCTGAAGGGGAGAACACGACACTAACAGTTGGTGCTTCAAACGTACCTCACGCTGAAATTTTAGAGCAAGTACAACCAATCTTAGAAGAGCAAGGTATTGAGCTTGTTATTGAAGCTTACCAAGATTACGTTCTTCCAAACCAAGACTTAGACAATGGTGACTTGGATGCAAACTACTTCCAACACATTCCTTACCTAGAGTCACAAATTGCAGATAATGGATATGATTTCGTAAATGCAGGTGGAATTCACATCGAGCCTATCGGTCTTTACTCT
Protein-coding regions in this window:
- a CDS encoding 3-hydroxyacyl-CoA dehydrogenase NAD-binding domain-containing protein, which encodes MSYQIKKAAVIGSGVMGSGIAAHLANSGIPTYLLDIVPNDVSEADAKKGWTKDTPAFRNSVATGALEKLLKQKPAPLTSKRNLQLITPGNLEDDLEKLKDVDWIIEVIVENLEVKQNLFARIDEVLTPGTIVTSNTSGISIEDMTAGRSEQFASHFLGTHFFNPPRYLKLLEVIPASTTKPEVVEFVKTFGEDVLGKGVVLAKDTPNFIANRIGTYGLLVTLREMLNRGYSVGEVDSVTGPAIGRPKSATFRTLDVVGLDTFLHVAKNVYDKSTGEEQEVFNPPAFMKQMVENKWLGAKTGQGFFVKKDKEIFELNPETMDYEPVKKLKTPSLEMAKQEKGLANKVKTLVYAKDRTGELLWSIFNPVLRYSAELHGEIADDIVAIDQAMKWGFGWQQGPFETWDAIGVEKSVAKMKEEGHEIPAFVQALLDQGHSSFYKEEEGELLFFTGTGFEKVPTNDKAIDLKAYKKKHGVIKKNSGASLIDLGDGVALLEFHSQSNSIGPDILQMINFAVDEVEKNFKGLVIGNQGKNFCVGANLGMILMEAQDDNIFELDYIVRMFQQAMLKIKYSSKPVVAAPFGMTLGGGAEVCLPTAHIQASSETYMGLVEAGVGLIPGGGGNKELYIKHISSLPNNVKVDYVEVATTVFETIAMAKVSTSGEEARENNFLNHADGVSVNPDHLLYDAKQAALHLYETGYKAPIRGKVPVSGAPGYATMLVGAEGLRLSGYISDHDMKIAKKLAYVLAGGEVPYGTLVDEEYLLNLEREAFLSLVAEPKSQMRMQHMLVKGKPLRN
- a CDS encoding FAD-dependent oxidoreductase, translated to MNIHNGSLYWPQTTPPFEPQEVHERLESYDIVIVGGGMSGSLTAFQFMKAGKSVAVLDKRQFGSGSTSANTGLLQYSNDIMLHELIEQIGEPDAVRFYEMCLEAMDQLDEVATLLPVSADFIRRPSICYASVEEDVAKLQKEYETLKAHGFPCEYWDQTTVEANLPFSKPAALVTYKDAEVNPLKFVQGVLGEVEKGGGHLFPYTEVEDVFEQADHLEVRTSNGTFHAKKIVYTTGYETVPVGKRIGADINRSYAIATKPVEDISEWHERALIWETKRPYLYMRLTEENAVVVGGLDEDKPEAPLSDELIAERGQRLLDALHEHFPKQQFEINACYAASFGESIDNLPFIGEHPAKPNHYYLLGYGGNGTVYSMLGSSMLVDLVDGVPNRDAEIVQLDRKYGVK
- a CDS encoding thioredoxin family protein, coding for MEPIKTVEQFNEVIHSGKEVLVKFQAGWCPDCRRMDMFIDPIVEEYNQYTWYDVNRDELPEIAEKYEVMGIPSLLIFKDGEKTAHLHSANAKSPQQVTDFLESVNE
- a CDS encoding STAS domain-containing protein — translated: MTTEQEILELKEQLEYYKSIVYNMSSPIIPSIVSKTILVPVAGYIYRERFNNIETEVLTYIAEHREVENVVFDYTGVSTDDVSSFDFNELALAISNLNSSLKLMGMRPIYVGFNPKLIQEIVRAGVHVEIETYQSFRNALQGLLNEESGKL
- a CDS encoding 5'-3' exonuclease is translated as MHQPHILVVDGMALLFRSFFATAMSNQFFYNEQGLPTNAVQGFARHVLTARSIFTPSHVVITWDKGMHTFRNELFEGYKINRPAPPQEMIPQFDMAQELSAQLGWVNLGVVGMEADDTIASVTKKWEGEGKFTIVSGDKDLLQLLTPDVSIEFTKKGFSIYDSYHLERFREEFGIEPHQFPDVKAFMGDSSDGYPGVKGIGPKTALQLIQAYGSVDGVLAAKEELKPGQRKKIEEAGELLAISKQLAVIRNDVPIEVELNDLYWEAVPYTAKEFCESNGYKQVLRQLL